Proteins encoded by one window of Anguilla rostrata isolate EN2019 chromosome 9, ASM1855537v3, whole genome shotgun sequence:
- the rtn4rl1b gene encoding reticulon-4 receptor-like 1b: MFKRGCGLEFLLILCGLELSWSCPRHCICYTAPSTVSCQAHNFLSVPEGIPAHSERIFLQNNKIQQLLRGHFSPTTAMLWLYSNNISYIQPSTFAGFTQLEELDLGDNRHLRSLAPDTFHGLARLHALHLYHCGLSSLPTGIFQGLHNLQYLYLQDNQLEFLEDDLFVDLLNLSHLFLHGNRLWSLHQNTFRGLGGLDRLLLHHNRLQWVHQLAFHDLRRLTTLYLFNNSLTELSGDCLAQLPALEYLRLNDNPWECDCKALSLWDWLQRFRGSTSSLGCQAPPELAGKDMKRLLKEDFPSCGGSESLHQSKGGAWPGSDKVSLKKEHHPRPHPHHPHLPHHDQHLPFSPSPLPRPPPASAEEGAVPPPLRPNRPRNCTRQRGRAGKGKGPNEVHGDKEYSPLDFGPDGKYDPSIPGSSPPRRKPKCGPRSSVRPPSGVQQATNGATLPSFLLHLYTCTTLLFLVPLTADILR; encoded by the exons TGATCCTGTGCGGGCTGGAGCTGTCCTGGTCGTGCCCGCGCCACTGCATCTGCTACACCGCGCCCAGCACCGTCAGCTGCCAGGCGCACAACTTCCTGTCGGTGCCGGAGGGCATCCCGGCGCACAGCGAGCGCATCTTCCTGCAGAACAACAAGATCCAGCAGCTCCTGCGCGGCCACTTCAGCCCCACCACCGCCATGCTGTGGCTCTACTCCAACAACATCTCCTACATCCAGCCCTCCACCTTCGCGGGCTTCacccagctggaggagctggacctggggGACAACCGGCACCTGCGCTCCCTGGCGCCGGACACCTTCCACGGGCTCGCCCGGCTCCACGCCCTGCACCTGTACCACTGCGGCCTGAGCAGCCTGCCCACCGGCATCTTCCAGGGCCTGCACAACCTGCAGTACCTCTACCTGCAG GATAACCAGCTGGAGTTCCTGGAGGACGACCTGTTTGTGGATCTGCTGAACCTGAGCCACCTGTTCCTGCACGGGAACCGCCTGTGGAGCCTGCACCAGAACACCTTCCGCGGCCTGGGCGGGCTGGACCGGCTGCTGCTGCACCACAACCGGCTGCAGTGGGTCCACCAGCTGGCCTTCCACGACCTGCGCCGGCTCACCACGCTCTACCTGTTCAACAACTCCCTGACGGAGCTGTCGGGCGACTGCCTGGCCCAGCTGCCCGCCCTGGAGTACCTGCGGCTCAACGACAACCCCTGGGAGTGCGACTGCAAGGCCCTGTCCCTGTGGGACTGGCTCCAGCGCTTCCGGGGCTCCACGTCCTCCCTGGGCTGCCAGGCCCCGCCCGAGCTGGCCGGGAAGGACATGAAGCGCCTCCTGAAGGAGGACTTCCCGAGCTGCGGGGGGTCCGAGTCGCTGCACCAGAGCAAGGGCGGGGCCTGGCCGGGCAGCGACAAGGTGTCGCTGAAGAAGGAGCACCATCCCCGGCCGCACCCGCACCACCCGCACCTGCCACACCACGACCAGCACCTCCCCTTCTcgccctcccccctgccccgccccccgcccgcctcAGCCGAAGAGGGGGCGGTGCCACCCCCCCTGAGGCCCAACCGCCCCCGAAACTGCACCAGGCAACGCGGCCGGGCCGGCAAGGGCAAGGGACCCAACGAGGTGCACGGCGACAAGGAGTACTCGCCTCTGGATTTCGGCCCGGATGGCAAGTACGACCCGTCCATcccaggctcctcccccccgcgGAGGAAGCCCAAGTGCGGCCCCCGGTCCTCCGTGCGACCCCCCAGCGGGGTCCAGCAAGCCACCAATGGAGCAACGCTCCCTTCCTTCCTGCTCCACCTCTACACCTGTACCACTTTGCTCTTTCTCGTGCCACTCACCGCCGACATACTCCGCTGA